The genomic DNA TATTATATATCCCTTGTTTAGCTACAACAGCGACGATTTATAAAGAAACGGGCTCAAAAAAATGGACTGTTTTTTCAATGGGTTATGCTCTCACAATAGCATATGTGTTGGCTTTCATCATTTATCAAGGAGGAAGGTTATTCGGTCTATCTTAACTTAATGAGGTGATAAAATGATTGGTAATATCGTCATTGGCAGTGCAATTTTTGGATATGCAGGATGGGCTTTTTATCGTTTTGTAAAAAAATCCAAGCAGGGGAAATGTGCAGCCTGCAGCTTGAAAAAGTCGTGCTCAGTGTCGTGTGGAAGCCGAGATTAAGGACGGATTAACCCAAACTAGGGAAGGGCTCTGCCTTTTCCCTTTTTTATTTTAAATCTTTTAGAAAAATCAGTTTTAATGTTGCTTAGATTGGTGTAATATTACACTAAAAGCCAAAAAAGGAATGAATTGATCGTGACAAGAGATGAAGTGATTCTAAAAGTGTCAGAAAAAATGCGCCTTATTCGGACAGAAGCCGGATATACCCAGGATAAAATGGCGGAAATTATTGGTGTTTCCAAGAAGACTCTTGTACAAATTGAAAAAGGCCGTGCATTCGCAGGGTGGTCCACAGTTGTAACCGTATGTGCACTTTTTCGCGAGACGGAAACAGTAAAATTTTTATTAGGAGATGAACCGCTTGAAGTGCTGGAAACCATTGCCCGTGAAGGGATTGACTATCGAAAAGAAAAAACTCTTGGAGGAAAAATATGGTGGAGGGAAATATTAAGAGAGAATGGCTTTATTTTGCAGCAAAATATTATTAGCCAGCACTTTCGTATATTAGATGAGGACCATTTCCGCATTTATAGTAGTTTCGAAGAGGGGGCGGCAAAGGAAAGATTTTATGAATTAGTAAAGGAAGGATTGTAAGTGGCAAATGAATTATAATATGAAAAAGGTGGGATTTACTTCCCATCTTTTTCTTTTTAATAGAACGTTGGTATCCTTTAATAGTAAAAAAAATCAATTTATATATATTTTTGGCATTAATTCCAGTTATTTATGATAAAAGTAGTTGTCTTAATCTATTAAATTTATAGAGATGAACATTATAAAGGTTGTGGTACTACATGAACAAACTTCACTCAGTTTGGACTTCGTTTTGTAAATTCTGGAAACAAAAACATCTAACCCAAATTGTTGTTTTAAGTCTATCAACATTGTTTCTTGGTGCTTTAAGCTTTTTTTATTATTTTTCAAAAGATGCAGATATTCGCTCATTGAAAGCTGGTTTGGCACAGTCAACAATCATTTGTGATCAGAACGGGGAGGTTGCCAGTAAAATTTCAGCAAACAAAAATGAGGCAGTTCCAATCGAACAGGTGCCGGACCATATGAAAAACGCTGTTGTGGCAATTGAAGACCATCGATTTTATGACCATAACGGGATCGATTTATTAGGAATAATTCGTGCCTTTTTTCGGAATTTCAAAGCCGGGGAAGTAGTTGAAGGGGGAAGTACAATCACCCAGCAGCTGACGAAAAATGCCTTGCTTTCTCCAGAAAAAACGTATAAGCGGAAAATAGAGGAGCTTTTTCTCGCACGTGAAATTGAAAAAGAGTATACAAAAGATGAAATTCTTGAATTGTATTTAAACCAGATCTATTTTGGTGAAGGCGCATGGGGCATAAAACGTGCAGCCCTTAAATATTTCGGCAAAGATGTCAAAGATTTAACTCTTAGTGAATCTGCTTTGCTTGCTGGCCTTATCAAAGCTCCATCTGAAATAAATCCGTATGCAGACTATGATAAAGCAATTGAACGGAGAAACGTTGTTCTTGAGCAAATGAGAAAATATAAATTTATTTCTGCTTCCGAATATGAGAAAGCGGTAAATGAAAAACTGGTCCTCAATGACAAAGGAGGAGACCCGTTTCGTGACAAATATCCGTACTATGTGGATCATGTTATTGAAGAAGCCATTCAGGAGTACGGTCTGACTCAAGATGATCTACTGACCGGCGGATACCAAATATATACTGAGCTTGATCCCGATATGCAAACCGCAATGGAAACCACTTTTAAAAATGACAAGCTTTTTCCAGTAGGAACCAAAGATCAGATTGTGCAAAGTGGTGCGGTATTATTGGATCCTCATACAGGTGCAATCCGTGCACTTGTTGGGGGAAGAGGAAAACATGTTTTCCGGGGCTATAACCGGGCAACGCAGCTGAAAGCACAGCCGGGTTCGACAATGAAGCCGCTTGCGGTATATACGCCTGCTCTTGAGGAAGGATGGGAGCCTAATGATGAATTAAAGGATGAAAAAATGTCATTCGGAGACTATGAACCTACTAATTACAATCATCAATACAAGGGAATGGTCCCTATGTATGAAGCTGTAAAAGATTCCTTAAATGTTCCAGCAGTTTGGTTGTTAAATGAGATTGGAATTGAAAAAGGAATGAACGCAGTAAAGCGTTTTGGCATTCATCTGGAAAAAGGAGACCGCAATCTTGGCCTTGCACTTGGGGGATTGGAAAAAGGAGTATCGCCTTTAACGATGGCGGAAGCATTTTCTGTTTTTCCAAATGAAGGAGAACGGATTCAAGCCCATGCCATTACAAAAATTGTTGATATGGACGGAAATACAGTGGCCAAATGGAAGGAAAAAAAGACGAAAGTTACTACAAAAGCAGTTTCTGACAAAATGACAACAATGCTTCTTGGAGTTGTGGAACAAGGAACAGGAAAAGGAGCACAGAT from Bacillus methanolicus MGA3 includes the following:
- a CDS encoding FeoB-associated Cys-rich membrane protein → MIGNIVIGSAIFGYAGWAFYRFVKKSKQGKCAACSLKKSCSVSCGSRD
- a CDS encoding helix-turn-helix transcriptional regulator, whose amino-acid sequence is MTRDEVILKVSEKMRLIRTEAGYTQDKMAEIIGVSKKTLVQIEKGRAFAGWSTVVTVCALFRETETVKFLLGDEPLEVLETIAREGIDYRKEKTLGGKIWWREILRENGFILQQNIISQHFRILDEDHFRIYSSFEEGAAKERFYELVKEGL
- a CDS encoding transglycosylase domain-containing protein; this encodes MNKLHSVWTSFCKFWKQKHLTQIVVLSLSTLFLGALSFFYYFSKDADIRSLKAGLAQSTIICDQNGEVASKISANKNEAVPIEQVPDHMKNAVVAIEDHRFYDHNGIDLLGIIRAFFRNFKAGEVVEGGSTITQQLTKNALLSPEKTYKRKIEELFLAREIEKEYTKDEILELYLNQIYFGEGAWGIKRAALKYFGKDVKDLTLSESALLAGLIKAPSEINPYADYDKAIERRNVVLEQMRKYKFISASEYEKAVNEKLVLNDKGGDPFRDKYPYYVDHVIEEAIQEYGLTQDDLLTGGYQIYTELDPDMQTAMETTFKNDKLFPVGTKDQIVQSGAVLLDPHTGAIRALVGGRGKHVFRGYNRATQLKAQPGSTMKPLAVYTPALEEGWEPNDELKDEKMSFGDYEPTNYNHQYKGMVPMYEAVKDSLNVPAVWLLNEIGIEKGMNAVKRFGIHLEKGDRNLGLALGGLEKGVSPLTMAEAFSVFPNEGERIQAHAITKIVDMDGNTVAKWKEKKTKVTTKAVSDKMTTMLLGVVEQGTGKGAQIPGREVAGKTGSTQVPIDGINGVKDQWFVGYTPELVGAVWVGYDKTDENHYLTTTSSEGAALIFKEIMEDALKDSEPSSFHVPHISSYMEKRKQEEWERKKSEFDETIKKEAEKWKKKVEKEKEKWEKKWKDKGKEKKHN